The region GGCAATCTCAGCGCAAGTTTGTTCCAGCGATCGATGCCCCAAAAAGTAACGCCCATCAGGATGGGGACAAAATACCACCGGATCGCAAAACAGATATTCCAACCCGTATCGAGTCAGTTCCAGTTCTTCTACAACTGGCCCCAAATGGATAAATTCGTGGTCGATCGCACACAAATTGAACTTGAATCCTGGAGCTTCCTCCGGCAGAACTTCTTCGGTAGTCGCGGCTCCACCTGGCACCGGGCGCTTCTCCAGCAGCAACACACTATATCCTGCTTTCAGTAAATAAGCCGCACACACTAGCCCATTATGTCCGGCTCCAATTATGACCACATCGTAATGTTCCATCCAAACCGCTTCCTACAGAGGACTCTCCCCCTTCACCATAGACTAGATTGGAGATTGAAGACGTTAGATTGGAGATTGGTCATAAATGATTCGGTGATTGATGACTGAAGTTTGGCAGCAGGTGATAGGGAACAGGGAATCGGTGAATCTCGGACTCTGGTTTCTGACTTCTGGCTTTCGGCTTCTAATTCCTCTCCGGATTAGTCTTTTCTCCGTGAGAATACAGACGGAGTTAGACAGGTTGCTCAGAACTTCTGGGAGAACACTGTACATCCTCTCTACGATGCGGGAAAGTCTGGACTTGTCCCGCTTTTCTTTAAGCCGCTATCATTTCATTCTTCGGAAAGCGGGAGCAATTGCTTGAAGCAGGGATTAGCAGCAACAGACTGCGAACCAATGACCTCCACCTTTTAGAATGGATTAGACAAACTGTTTGCAGGAGTTCGTCCGTGGAATCTCGATACAATCCGGCAGCAATCGAAGCAAAGTGGCAGAAAACGTGGGCAGAGCAGGGGCTATCCCAAACCTCAGAAGAGAGCAGCAAGCCCAAGTTCTATGCGCTGTCGATGTTTCCCTATCCATCGGGCAACCTGCACATGGGACATGTCCGTGTCTACACTATTGTGGATGTGATTGCCCGTGTCCGCCGGATGCAGGGGTTTCGTGTGTTAAACCCAATGGGCTGGGATGCCTTTGGGTTGCCCGCAGAAAATGCTGCGATCGAACGGGGTATCCATCCTGCCAAATGGACGTATCAAAACATTGCCCAGATGCGGCAACAACTCGACCAGTTGGGGATTTCCTTTGACTGGGGGCGGGAAGTTACCACCTGCGCACCCGACTATTACAAATGGACGCAGTGGATTTTCTTGCAATTCTTTCAAGCAGGCTTGGCTTATCAAAAAGAAGCCACCGTCAACTGGGACCCAATTGACCAAACGGTGCTGGCAAATGAGCAGGTGGATAGCGAAGGGCGATCCTGGCGATCAGGAGCAAAAGTGGAACGCAAGCAATTGCGCCAGTGGTTTCTCAAAATCACTGACTACGCCGAACAGTTACTCAACGATTTAGACAAACTCAGCGGCTGGCCCGAAAAGGTGCGGTTGATGCAGGCAAACTGGATTGGCAAATCCACAGGTGCGCAGGTCACTTTCAAAACGGAGGCAGGTGATGACATTGTTGTTTTCACCACGCGTCCTGATACTTTGTGGGGTGCCACCTTCATGGTGTTGTCGCCAGAACATCCGTTAGTAGAGAAGTTAACTACAAGGGAACAGGCAACTGCCATCAAAGCTTACCAGGAGGAAGCCGCCGCCAAGAGCGAAATCGATCGCACCGCTGAAGGGCGCGAAAAAACGGGCGTGTGGACGGGCAGTTATGCGATTAATCCGGTTAATGACGAAAAAATCCCCATCTGGATTGCCGACTATGTGCTAATGGACTACGGCACTGGGGCGATTATGGCGGTTCCGGCTCATGACCAGCGTGACTTTGAATTTGCTCGTCAGTTCAACTTGCCTGTGAAAGTAGTGGTGCAACCAGAGGGCGATCGCCTAGACGGCGACACCATGACCGCTGCCCATGCGGGTGATGGTGTAATGGTCAACTCTGGCGCATTAAACGGCATTCCGGCTGGCAAAGAGAAAGGTCAGAGTGTGGAAGCGGCTGTGCAATGGCTGGAACAACATGGCAAAGGCAAGGGCACAGCCAACTATCGGTTGCGCGACTGGTTGATTTCTCGCCAGCGCTACTGGGGGGCGCCCATCCCCATCATTCATTGCCCCGAGTGCGGTGCAGTTCCCGTTCCCGATGCAGATTTGCCTGTGCAGTTGCCAGAAGATGTGGAATTCACTGGGCGGGGTGCATCCCCGTTGGCGAAATTGGAGTCTTGGATGAATGTGCCCTGTCCTACTTGCGGTACTCCAGCTAAGCGCGAAACCGACACGATGGATACTTTTATCGATTCATCCTGGTATTTCTTGCGTTACCCCGATGCCAGGAATGAGCAGCAGGCGTTTGACCCCTCAAAAGCCAACGCCTGGATGCCCGTAGATCAGTACGTGGGCGGGATTGAACATGCAATTTTGCACTTGCTGTACTCTCGATTCTTTACCAAAGTGTTGCGCGATCGCGGCTTGTTAAACTGCGATGAACCCTTTCAGCGATTGCTGACCCAGGGCATGGTGCAGGGCAAAACCTACAAAAATCCTCGCACGGGCAAATACGTCTTTCCCATGAACATTGCTGACTTGAGCAATCCCGTTGATCCAGAAACTGGAGATGCGTTGGAAGTCGTGTATGAAAAAATGTCCAAATCTAAGTACAACGGCGTTGCGCCTGGAGACGTAGTGAACAAATACGGAGCCGACACCGCCCGCATGTTCATCCTGTTCAAAGCGCCGCCCGAAAAAGATTTGGAATGGGAAGATGCCGACGTGGAAGGACAATTCCGCTTCTTAAACCGTGTTTGGCGTTTAGTGACGGAGTATGGAGAGCAGCAGCCAGATGCCAGACGCCAGACAGTGAATCAAGCTGCTTTGTCTAAGCCGGAAAAAGACTTGCGGCGTGCTATCCATACAGCCATTAAGGAAGTCACTGAAGACTTAGAGGGAGAGTATCAGTTCAACACGGCCGTGTCCGAGTTGATGAAATTGAGCAATGCCCTGACCGATGCCACCTGCAAAGACTCGCCTGTCTATGCCGAGGGCATTCAAACCTTGTTGATTTTGCTGGCTCCCTTTGCACCGCACATTGCCGATGAACTATGGCAGAGCTTGGGCAATACTCACTCCATTCACACCCAACCCTGGCTCCAGGCTGATCCGGAGGCATTGGTTGCCGATGAGATCAATCTGGTAATTCAAATTCTGGGTAAAACGCGGGGCGCGATTCCGGTTCCGGCACAATCCACCAAGGAGGAGTTGGAGCGATACGCCCGAGAGTCGGAGATTGGCAAGCGCTACCTGGAAGGCAAAGAAGTCAAAAAAGTGATTGTGGTGCCTGGAAAGTTGGTGAACTTCGTTGTGGCATGACTTCTGCAAGACAGTATGGATTCAGCGATTCTCGTATCAGATGAGAATTTCCTAGTGAGTTGGGATTGGTAGGATGGAAGGACTGTTTGCGATGGGTAATCTATGCGTGACGCTGAACAATCTAGCCTTTCAGCCTCCAATCCACTTTTAACCTGTCAATATGAACCTGTTCTAGAGTTGCTGGGCGACGATTATTACGATGTTGTTCCTGCCGCAGAGTTTCCAGTGCACATTCTGCGGTTTCGCAACGATGAGGTATTGCCAATTTTAGGACTTGATCCACAACAGATTAGCGATGACCATTTCATTGAGGCGTTTGGCAAATTTCAAAATGCTCCCCGTCCATTTCTGGCGCTGCGTTACCATGGCTATCAATTTGGGGAATACAATCGTTTTTTGGGAGATGGCAGGGGCTTTTTGTACGGGCAGGTGCGCGGTACGGATGGCAATTTGTATGACTTTGGCACCAAAGGGTCTGGAACTACCCCCTATTCCCGTGGTGGAGATGGTCGTTTAACGCTGAAGGGTGGTGTGCGGGAAGTAATTGCGGCGGAGGCACTGCATCGCATGGGTGTTCGCACCTCTCGCTGTTTGAGTTTGGTCGAAACAGGAGAACAACTTTGGCGGGGAGATGAACCCTCGCCTACACGGTCTTCGGTGATGGTACGGATGCAGCGATCGCACATTCGGTTTGGCACCTTTGAACGGTTACATGCTCTGGAACGCAAAGATTTGATTGCCATCCTGCTAGATCATGTGATTGAGCAGTATTACCCCCATTTGCAGCCAGAGCGCGATCGCTACGCCCGATTTTATGCTGAACTGGTGCAACGAGTGGCAGAACTGGCAGCTCAATGGATGGCAGCAGGCTTTTGTCATGCTGTTTTAAATACTGACAATATGGCAATCACAGGCGAAAGCTTTGATTACGGACCGTTTGCGTTCATTCCCGTGTACGACCCCACTTTTACGGCTGCCTATTTTGATTACTTTGGTCGCTATAGCTATGCCAATCAGCCAGGCATCTGTCGCTGGAATCTAGAAATGTTGCAAGCACCCCTGAGCCGAGTGATTTCTCCCATTGAGATGGAACGAGGGTTGATGACCTTTAGTGAAGTATACGATCGCGTCTATCGCCAACTGATGCTCAACAAACTGGGATTTGGTGAGGCGACCGTACCTGAAGCTGATGAATTATTGTTACTCACATTCCGATTTTTGAAAGAATCCCAGATTGGCTATCACAGTTTCTTTGCCGAACTAAGACAACAATTTCATCCAACTTGGCGAGATGATGTCGCTGTCATCTTCCCAAAGATACAAATTCTAGATGACGACTTGCAAACAATTTGGCAGCAATGGAAAATTGCTTATTTCAAGCTCCTGCTGAGTTTACCAGAAGATGAACTGGATGCGGTTGCACGTCGTCTCGAAACCTACAATCCATTAACAGTGCCTATCCGTCCTGAAATTGAAGCGGTTTGGGAAAAAATTGTAGAAGAAGATGATTGGACTGATTTTTACAAACTGCTTAACACAATCAAACTCTAATGAGTTTGTGATTCCCTCAAATTTCCGATCCCTTCATTGGTTTTCTCATTTACCCTTTCAATGCATCTCCTTAGAGGACTCATCTGTGTATCTGAATCCACCTGTGCTTGAAAGTGATCGCCTGATTTTGAGAATGGCAACCCGCAGCGAAGCAGCTGCGATCGTAGACTATTATTTAGAAAATAAAGATTTCCTCACAGCCGTTGAACCTGCTCGCAGCCCAGGGTTTTACACAGTAGAATTTTGGCAAGAACAAATTGATAAAACCTTGTTTGAATACAGTTATGACCAAAGTTTGAAACTATGCTTGTTCAAGCAAGACGACCCTAAAAGAATTATTGGTAAAGTCAACTTTCACCAGATCCAACGGGGTGTTTCTCACTCTTGCATCCTGGGTTATAGCCTTGCTGAAGCAGAACAGGGTAAGGGATACATGACTGAAGCACTCAAAATTGCTATCGCTTATCTATTTAATGAACAACAATTTCATCGCATCAGCGCCAACTATATGCCCCGCAACCAGCGCAGTAGCAATGTGCTACGCCGTTTAGGTTTTGTGATAGAAGGCTATGCTCGTGATTATTTATTGATTAACGGCAAATGGGAAGATCACATTCTCGCTAGCCTCACTAATCCCCACTGGCAAAACCCAGAATTGCCTCAATAACTCTCGCCCTTTATTCCATTAACCAGCCCATTTGTCACATTTCTCACATTTCCTATATTGAAGGAGTTGGCGAGTTTAGTGCGATCGCGCGTGTTTGGGGCAAAAATTGAGGAGGTAAAGTCTGTGCTTCGTCTCGTGATGTATTTTGCAATAAGATTGTGAATGCTCCTGCCCCCAAACCTGATTGGGGAAACAGGCGATAACAGGGGAGATCCGTTAGATGAGATTGATAAATCTGCAAATGTGGGACTGCCACGGGCTGAAACTGAGGAAAACGAGTTAAAAACCATTCTGCAACCTGTTCATTTTCTTCCGGCGAGTAGGTACACGTCATATAAGCAAGGTAGCCCTGTCCCGCGACGAGTTGTGCTGAATTTGCTAGGATGCGCTTCTGCCGATTAGCGTTGTTGTTGATGGTGACGGGGTGAAAGCAGCCAGGAGCTTTGCCGCCTTTGGCAAGGAGGGATTGTCCGGTACAGGGTGCATCCACCAGCACAACTTGTGCGGTTTGCGGGATATTTTCTGCTAACACTTGAGAATCCAAATTGGTGATGCATGCAGGCTGGATCTGGCAACGCTTGAGGTTAGAGAGCAAGGCCCCAATCCGCTTGCCGATCACCTCGTTACTAATCAGCAAGTCCGGTTGTAAAGCTCTCCAGGCGAAAATACTTTTGCCTCCAGGAGCAGCGCATACATCCACTACAAGATTGACAGGAGTGGGAATGGTCAACAAAATGGAAACGGCAAAGATGGAGGAAAAATCCAGGCAATAAAATGCCCCTTGATCATGCAAGGAATGTTTACTAGGCTGCTGCCCAAAGACAAGGCGATCGCACCAGTTTGGTTGCCACGGTAAGGGCGGTTCGATCTCAAAAGGGGATGGTTCGGATGGCGGCTGACACCAGAGAATGCAGGGATGCAGGGGTTGAGGATGAGTCAGGCGATCGCAAAAGGCTGCCTGTTCCGTCTCATCCCGAAACAATCGCTGACTCAGTTTGACCAGTAGCCTGGATGCCTCGCCCATCTCAACCCTTCGTTACAGCATGTGCGATCGCTAGCGGAGGAGCGATCAGAAGATTCGGCTGTGGCTAACTTCAACGTATTCGCTATTTTGCAAGATATTGCTTTGAATTGCCCTTGCTGGAAACTCCATAGCACCCAGCGGTACGTACTGCCCCGGTAGAACGCTGATTTGCTAGAGTGCCAGGTATACCTATGAATGTATGAATGTATGAATGCGAATGTATGAATGTCGCAGCAGTCCTTTGCTACAGCGGCTTTTCAATCTCTGCTTTCATACGGTTGAGGGTCAGGTTCATCTGGTCAAACATCTGCTGTGGTGTCATTCCAAACTGCCCCAACTGAGTTTTGAGCTGCTCCACCGTCATCTGTGCCATAAAATCTTCAGACAGTTCAAACCGCTTCATGAAAATGCGGTAGCGCTCCATGATGGCTTCCATCTGTTCAATAAAAATCTTTTTGCCTTCCCGATCAAACTTGCCATAGTTGCTACCCAACTGGATGAGAGATTGATAATCTTCAAAGAGTTGCTTAGCTTCTTGCTGAACAATTTCAGAATCGAAAAATCCCATCGCCTTGGAGTTAAATATTAACTACTTGAAACAGTGTATTTAGAAGTGCTTGTACAAATATCTTAGTGCAGCAGTTGGGTGGAGGTTAAGTAGGGGTTCCACTACATTACTTTTGTTCACAAGTTACTTCTTGCCAAACAACCCAAACAATCCACCACGTTTTATTGATTGGCTAGTGGCTTTAGTGCCATGACTGGGTTGTTTACCGTTGTTTTGGTGAGTTGAGGCTGGAACAACCAACCCAAGTTTGGGACCGATTTTTTGCGCATAGGCATCGCTCGGATTCAGCTCCAATGCTCGTTTTAAGTGGACTTTCGCCATTCCTGGCAGGGGTTTTTCCAGGTTGAGATAGGCAATACCCAGTAATGAGTGATATTCGCTCTTATCTGCTTTGATTTTGATGGCATCCCGGAGTTCTTGTACGACCTGAGACCAGGCGCGTTTTTTTGCATACTCTTGGGCACGCCGATAGTGTCGCTGGTCGTAACTTTCAGTCATAACTTCTGGGTTGGCAGGGGCAGGGGCAAACTGAATGGGTTTAGCCTCGCTGCCAGCGACAAGCCCCGTGCGTTTTTCTTGGACTCCCAGATCTCCCATCTTAAGCTGGAGATAGACCAGATTCAGTTCAAGCAGTTGCTCTGTTGTGTCGTTGAATTGGTCATAGGGTTCAAATTGGCTATCTGCTAGTTTGGCGATCGCCTGCTCATAAAACACATCGACATCGCTTACTGGACATTGCATTAACTCACGGGCAATCTGGCTTTTGGGCGACAACGGACCCTCCCGCGTAAGGCGACGGACCTTTAGACGCAACAATGCTAAATGCTCTTTACGCCCTTTTTCCTGCTGGATTTTTTCGTAGGCTGGGTTGACTAACCGTGCCAGCAATTTTCCGGTAATGTCCTTTGTGACCTCGTCCGCGTCCACAAACCGATCTGGGTGAAGCCGCATTGCCACACTCCGATAGCGCTTTTGCACCCGGCGATCATCTGCTGTAACAGAAACACCCAGTACTGCAAACGGATCTGTAAATTTATTGACCCAGTCTGATACGAGCGAACTTTGCGACATTGACAAACAGCCTTGTTAACAGTGGACAATAAATTTTTCATTCAGTAAATAACATCTCTCTACAGTAGCAAGATCATCTCTTTTCTGCCTCTAGCAGCCTTGTTAATGAAAGGA is a window of Leptolyngbyaceae cyanobacterium JSC-12 DNA encoding:
- a CDS encoding tRNA/rRNA cytosine-C5-methylase (IMG reference gene:2510095920~PFAM: NOL1/NOP2/sun family), whose translation is MGEASRLLVKLSQRLFRDETEQAAFCDRLTHPQPLHPCILWCQPPSEPSPFEIEPPLPWQPNWCDRLVFGQQPSKHSLHDQGAFYCLDFSSIFAVSILLTIPTPVNLVVDVCAAPGGKSIFAWRALQPDLLISNEVIGKRIGALLSNLKRCQIQPACITNLDSQVLAENIPQTAQVVLVDAPCTGQSLLAKGGKAPGCFHPVTINNNANRQKRILANSAQLVAGQGYLAYMTCTYSPEENEQVAEWFLTRFPQFQPVAVPHLQIYQSHLTDLPCYRLFPQSGLGAGAFTILLQNTSRDEAQTLPPQFLPQTRAIALNSPTPSI
- a CDS encoding protein of unknown function DUF1825 (IMG reference gene:2510095921~PFAM: Domain of unknown function (DUF1825)), with the protein product MGFFDSEIVQQEAKQLFEDYQSLIQLGSNYGKFDREGKKIFIEQMEAIMERYRIFMKRFELSEDFMAQMTVEQLKTQLGQFGMTPQQMFDQMNLTLNRMKAEIEKPL
- a CDS encoding hypothetical protein (IMG reference gene:2510095918~PFAM: Uncharacterized ACR, YdiU/UPF0061 family), with protein sequence MRDAEQSSLSASNPLLTCQYEPVLELLGDDYYDVVPAAEFPVHILRFRNDEVLPILGLDPQQISDDHFIEAFGKFQNAPRPFLALRYHGYQFGEYNRFLGDGRGFLYGQVRGTDGNLYDFGTKGSGTTPYSRGGDGRLTLKGGVREVIAAEALHRMGVRTSRCLSLVETGEQLWRGDEPSPTRSSVMVRMQRSHIRFGTFERLHALERKDLIAILLDHVIEQYYPHLQPERDRYARFYAELVQRVAELAAQWMAAGFCHAVLNTDNMAITGESFDYGPFAFIPVYDPTFTAAYFDYFGRYSYANQPGICRWNLEMLQAPLSRVISPIEMERGLMTFSEVYDRVYRQLMLNKLGFGEATVPEADELLLLTFRFLKESQIGYHSFFAELRQQFHPTWRDDVAVIFPKIQILDDDLQTIWQQWKIAYFKLLLSLPEDELDAVARRLETYNPLTVPIRPEIEAVWEKIVEEDDWTDFYKLLNTIKL
- a CDS encoding preprotein translocase subunit Sec63 (IMG reference gene:2510095922~PFAM: DnaJ domain), translated to MSQSSLVSDWVNKFTDPFAVLGVSVTADDRRVQKRYRSVAMRLHPDRFVDADEVTKDITGKLLARLVNPAYEKIQQEKGRKEHLALLRLKVRRLTREGPLSPKSQIARELMQCPVSDVDVFYEQAIAKLADSQFEPYDQFNDTTEQLLELNLVYLQLKMGDLGVQEKRTGLVAGSEAKPIQFAPAPANPEVMTESYDQRHYRRAQEYAKKRAWSQVVQELRDAIKIKADKSEYHSLLGIAYLNLEKPLPGMAKVHLKRALELNPSDAYAQKIGPKLGLVVPASTHQNNGKQPSHGTKATSQSIKRGGLFGLFGKK
- a CDS encoding leucyl-tRNA synthetase (IMG reference gene:2510095917~PFAM: tRNA synthetases class I (I, L, M and V); Anticodon-binding domain~TIGRFAM: leucyl-tRNA synthetase, eubacterial and mitochondrial family); this translates as MESRYNPAAIEAKWQKTWAEQGLSQTSEESSKPKFYALSMFPYPSGNLHMGHVRVYTIVDVIARVRRMQGFRVLNPMGWDAFGLPAENAAIERGIHPAKWTYQNIAQMRQQLDQLGISFDWGREVTTCAPDYYKWTQWIFLQFFQAGLAYQKEATVNWDPIDQTVLANEQVDSEGRSWRSGAKVERKQLRQWFLKITDYAEQLLNDLDKLSGWPEKVRLMQANWIGKSTGAQVTFKTEAGDDIVVFTTRPDTLWGATFMVLSPEHPLVEKLTTREQATAIKAYQEEAAAKSEIDRTAEGREKTGVWTGSYAINPVNDEKIPIWIADYVLMDYGTGAIMAVPAHDQRDFEFARQFNLPVKVVVQPEGDRLDGDTMTAAHAGDGVMVNSGALNGIPAGKEKGQSVEAAVQWLEQHGKGKGTANYRLRDWLISRQRYWGAPIPIIHCPECGAVPVPDADLPVQLPEDVEFTGRGASPLAKLESWMNVPCPTCGTPAKRETDTMDTFIDSSWYFLRYPDARNEQQAFDPSKANAWMPVDQYVGGIEHAILHLLYSRFFTKVLRDRGLLNCDEPFQRLLTQGMVQGKTYKNPRTGKYVFPMNIADLSNPVDPETGDALEVVYEKMSKSKYNGVAPGDVVNKYGADTARMFILFKAPPEKDLEWEDADVEGQFRFLNRVWRLVTEYGEQQPDARRQTVNQAALSKPEKDLRRAIHTAIKEVTEDLEGEYQFNTAVSELMKLSNALTDATCKDSPVYAEGIQTLLILLAPFAPHIADELWQSLGNTHSIHTQPWLQADPEALVADEINLVIQILGKTRGAIPVPAQSTKEELERYARESEIGKRYLEGKEVKKVIVVPGKLVNFVVA
- a CDS encoding acetyltransferase, ribosomal protein N-acetylase (IMG reference gene:2510095919~PFAM: Acetyltransferase (GNAT) family), translating into MYLNPPVLESDRLILRMATRSEAAAIVDYYLENKDFLTAVEPARSPGFYTVEFWQEQIDKTLFEYSYDQSLKLCLFKQDDPKRIIGKVNFHQIQRGVSHSCILGYSLAEAEQGKGYMTEALKIAIAYLFNEQQFHRISANYMPRNQRSSNVLRRLGFVIEGYARDYLLINGKWEDHILASLTNPHWQNPELPQ